A window from Cryptomeria japonica chromosome 1, Sugi_1.0, whole genome shotgun sequence encodes these proteins:
- the LOC131028277 gene encoding polygalacturonase At1g48100-like: MSLIRKAYVMFVIVIILCARENCTATRPVTTKALLSTSLTDEYYAYSNVVDVRSFGAKGNGVTDDTNAFKAAWQAVCSKASSTLHVPAAHSFLVGPITFSGPCKSKIIFELYGTIIAHLNPKSGPANLWVWIDFSKLNGITVVGNGVIDGQGAPWWKLSQYDDMGSDDYGDSLLSVKPTALRFFGSFYVTVQGITIKNSPQFHLKFETCTSVKVAGVTISSPGNSPNTDGIHVQETSDVEIHHSSIACGDDCVSIQTGSSGIRVHNINCGPGHGISIGGLGKDRSKACVSNVSVYDSNIQDASNGVRIKTWQGGVGSVKGVTFSNIQVSNVRIPIDINQFYCDKTTCRNQSSAVFITGVTYQKIIGTYVDKPIYVACSNDVPCTDLKMIDINLKPAVTYHKDPFCLNSYGQSTVGCLRSERPQNDPSRTQSHGDAC, from the exons ATGTCTCTAATCAGAAAAGCTTATGTTATGTTTGTCATAGTAATTATATTGTGTGCAAGAGAGAATTGCACGGCCACAAGGCCAGTCACGACCAAAGCCCTGCTTAGTACTTCATTGACTGATGAATATTACGCCTATTCAAACGTGGTGGACGTTAGATCATTCGGTGCAAAAGGCAATGGAGTGACCGACGATACCAAT GCATTTAAAGCAGCGTGGCAAGCAGTCTGCTCCAAAGCGTCCTCAACATTACACGTCCCAGCTGCTCACAGTTTTCTAGTTGGGCCTATCACCTTCTCAGGACCCtgcaaatcaaagattatctttgag CTTTATGGAACTATAATTGCACACTTGAATCCCAAGTCCGGGCCTGCCAATTTGTGGGTATGGATCGATTTCTCCAAACTAAACGGAATCACTGTAGTCGGCAATGGCGTCATAGACGGACAAGGAGCACCTTGGTGGAAGTTGTCCCAATACGATGATATG GGGAGCGATGATTATGGTGACAGCTTACTGAGTGTGAAGCCCACG GCATTGAGATTCTTCGGGAGCTTTTACGTGACCGTCCAGGGCATCACAATAAAAAACAGTCCACAATTTCATCTCAAATTTGAGACTTGCACTTCTGTGAAAGTGGCTGGCGTGACAATCTCCTCTCCTGGAAACAGTCCAAATACAGACGGAATTCATGTTCAAGAAACCAGTGATGTTGAAATCCACCATTCTTCAATCGCATGTG GAGACGACTGCGTGTCGATACAAACAGGTTCCTCTGGCATCCGCGTTCATAACATCAACTGTGGCCCTGGTCATGGTATCAG TATTGGAGGACTAGGAAAAGACCGATCGAAGGCTTGCGTTTCCAACGTGAGCGTCTACGACAGCAACATTCAAGATGCTTCCAATGGCGTCCGTATCAAAACATGGCAG GGGGGAGTTGGATCAGTAAAGGGTGTGACGTTCTCCAATATACAAGTTTCTAACGTGAGGATTCCCATTGATATCAATCAATTCTACTGTGATAAAACTACGTGTCGAAATCAATCATCGGCCGTCTTCATAACGGGCGTGACATATCAGAAGATCATTGGGACATACGTGGACAAGCCAATCTATGTAGCCTGTAGTAATGATGTCCCATGCACTGATTTGAAGATGATCGACATTAACCTAAAACCTGCTGTTACATACCACAAGGATCCCTTCTGTTTGAATAGCTATGGACAATCCACTGTTGGTTGCCTACGATCTGAAAGGCCCCAAAATGATCCCTCCCGCACTCAATCACACGGGGATGCATGTTAA